A single Acropora palmata chromosome 5, jaAcrPala1.3, whole genome shotgun sequence DNA region contains:
- the LOC141880890 gene encoding transcription factor Atoh7-a-like: protein MDVPTIGKSIAQPKKKPRRRGPRLTGVSKQRRVANARERRRVEILNMNIQILRHMIPLPPQDKEPSKTEVIWLAVDYITELNKMLETADQWQVDLDLIDVDSLDSLDSLDSLGDSPLFDFDDVAPLSF, encoded by the exons ATGGACGTACCAACCATTGGAAAATCTATTGCCCAGCCTAAGAAAAAACCTAGACGCAGAGGGCCCCGTCTAACAGGCGTAAGCAAGCAGAGAAGAGTAGCTAATGCACGCGAAAGAAGGCGAGTGGAAATCTTAAACATGAATATCCAGATTTTGAGGCATATGATCCCTTTACCGCCACAAGACAAGGAACCTTCCAAGACGGAGGTGATTTGGTTGGCTGTAGATTACATTACGGAGCTGAACAAAATGTTGGAAACAGCTGATCAATGGCAAGTTGATTTGGACTTGATCGATGTTGACTCCCTGGATAGCCTTGATAGCCTGGACAGTTTAGGAGACAGTCCCCTTTTTGATTTCGACG ATGTTGCACCCCTGTCTTTTTAA
- the LOC141881869 gene encoding neurogenin-1-like: MENKVAIDVLTQPQQKKKTKRRGRRLTGLSKQRRIANTRERNRVHVINDCIDRLRDLIPLFPNERKPSKTDTIRLAALYISHLTDLLAVENTDHPKLILAAAGGSGLEDEISVSSLMEFDPFDMENGDMTAFFWKEEDLSAVF, from the exons ATGGAAAACAAAGTTGCAATTGACGTCTTAACTCAACCacagcagaaaaagaaaaccaaacgGCGAGGAAGACGACTGACTGGTCTGAGCAAACAACGAAGGATAGCAAATACACGGGAACGAAACCGAGTTCACGTCATAAACGATTGTATAGATCGCCTTCGAGACCTCATTCCATTGTTTCCTAACGAACGAAAACCGTCAAAGACCGACACTATAAGGCTAGCAGCACTGTATATTTCGCATTTAACAGATTTGTTGGCCGTTGAAAACACTGACCACCCAAAGCTTATTCTAGCTGCGGCAGGGGGAAGTGGTCTGGAGGATGAGATATCTGTATCTTCTCTTATGGAGTTTGATCCCTTCGACATGGAAAACGGAG ACATGACAGCTTTCTTTTGGAAAGAAGAGGACCTCTCAGCGGTATTCTAG